The genomic interval TGGGAGGGGATCGGGGCCGCAGAGACCAGGGGGAAGCGACTGTTTACTAAAAACACAGGTCCGTGCGAAGTCGCAAGACGATGTATACGGACTGACTCCTGCCCGGTGCTGGAAGGTTAAGAGGACCGGTTAGCCTTACGGCGAAGCTGAGAATTCAAGCCCCAGTAAACGGCGGTGGTAACTATAACCATCCTAAGGTAGCGAAATTCCTTGTCGGGTAAGTTCCGACCTGCACGAATGGAGTAACGACTTCCCCGCTGTCTCAACCATAAACTCGGCGAAATTGCAGTACGAGTAAAGATGCTCGTTACGCGCAGCAGGACGGAAAGACCCCGAGACCTTTACTATAGTTTGGTATTGGTGTTCGGAGTGGCTTGTGTAGGATAGGTGGGAGACGTTGAAGCCCGGACGCCAGTTCGGGTGGAGTCATCGTTGAAATACCACTCTGGTCACTTTGGACATCTAACTTCGGCCCGTAATCCGGGTCAGGGACAGTGCCTGATGGGTAGTTTAACTGGGGCGGTTGCCTCCTAAAAAGTAACGGAGGCGCCCAAAGGTTCCCTCAGCCTGGTTGGCAATCAGGTGTCGAGTGTAAGTGCACAAGGGAGCTTGACTGTGAGAGAGACATCTCGAGCAGGGACGAAAGTCGGGACTAGTGATCCGGCGGTACATTGTGGAATGGCCGTCGCTCAACGGATAAAAGGTACCTCGGGGATAACAGGCTGATCTTGCCCAAGAGTCCATATCGACGGCATGGTTTGGCACCTCGATGTCGGCTCGTCGCATCCTGGGGCTGGAGTAGGTCCCAAGGGTTGGGCTGTTCGCCCATTAAAGCGGTACGCGAGCTGGGTTTAGAACGTCGTGAGACAGTTCGGTCCCTATCCGCTGCGCGCGCAGGAAATTTGAGAAGGGCTGTCCTTAGTACGAGAGGACCGGGACGGACGAACCTCTGGTGTGTCAGTTGTACTGCCAAGTGCACCGCTGATTAGCTACGTTCGGATGGGATAACCGCTGAAAGCATCTAAGCGGGAAGCTCGCTTCGAGATGAGATTTCCATACACCTTGTGTGTGAGAGGCCCCCAGCCAGACCACTGGGTTGATAGGCCGGATGTGGAAGCGAGGACTAACGACTCGTGAAGCTGACCGGTACTAATAGGCCGATAACTTACACCACACACCACCCCGTAAACCTATTCAAAAGAGGTTTACACCCAGGGGTGGTACGAAGATAACAAGACTGCTTGCGTCCACTATGTGGTTCCCAAACAACAAACCCGACACCGGCTTGTTGCAGGGAACAAAAACACAACACAATAACAACACCACACCTGCCTTAACCGGCAGGAAGCATGTTGTAACCACAGATTTCCCACCCCACGGCACAGCCAACGGGTGCGGAGCAAGGGTTACGGCGGTCATAGCGTGGGGGAAACGCCCGGTCCCATTCCGAACCCGGAAGCTAAGACCCACAGCGCCGATGGTACTGCACCCGGGAGGGTGTGGGAGAGTAGGTCACCGCCGGAACATCATTACGGTCGAGAGCCCCCCAACCACCAGGTTGGGGGGCTCTCCCATTTAACACACAAACCCCACACCCCGACCGAAAACACGGCACCACCCCCGGCACCCCGACCCGGCACCCCACCACACGCTCCGCCGTCGTGCACCACACACCCCGGCACCCGAAGTGACACAGCGTCCGGCTGAACGTCGCACGAACTGAGAGAGCGTCCGCTGTGGGCGCAATTCCCCGGCAATTTCCCGGAAATCCGGTGATTTTAGTCAAAAAAGGGCGGAAACACGCGGAATTTGCGGACCTCGGGGGCCCAAGCTGGTAAGTTTTCGAAGAGTGGCTTGCACGCATGCCGCGTTCAGGCTCCAGAAATCGTGACCGTCCAGGAGGACATCAATGGCTAAGAACCGTAGTGAACTTGTTTCAGAGGTAGCAGGCAAGGCCGGCACCAGCCAGGCAGCCGTCAACTCCGTCCTCGATGCACTGTTCGAGGTATTCGAGACTTCCGTCGCCGCCGGCGAGAAGATCACCATCCCGGGCTGGCTCGCAGTTGAGCGCACCGACCGTGCAGCACGCACCGGCCGCAACCCGCAGACCGGCGAGACCATCCAGATCGCGGCAGGCCACAGCGTCAAGCTGACCGCCGGCTCCAAGCTGAAGGCTGCAGTCGCCAAGAAGAAGTAGTCTTCTTCAGCAACAGCAGCAAAGGAGCGGCAACCTCAGGGTTGCCGCTCCTTTGCTTTAAGCCGATTCTGCTTTAATCCGATTCGCCGCGCGGGCACCCGTAGCGGACAATGGATAGGTGCCTTCTGCAGCAAAATCCAGTCCCGCAGCACCCCAGCCAGGCCCCGACAGGGGCGCCTCGGCCAGGGCCGGCGGCGTCGTGGGGATTTCCCGTCCGTGGCAGCTCGCGGGCCTTGCGGCCCTCTTCCTGGGACTGACGGCGGCGCTCCTTTTCTCCGGCGCCGCCGCGGCCCGTGAGGTCTCTGACCCCGGGGCACTGGTCCGCTGGGGGCTGCCCGTCAGCAAGGCCATCCACAACGTGGCACTGGCGACGGTGATCGGCGGACTGATCTTCGCCGTCGGCATCCTCCCCAGAACTGCGGGTCCCCGGTCGCGGACCCACACCGGCGACGCTCAGGAACATCCGGCGTTCGCCCGGGCCCTGGCCATTGCTGCCGCTGCGGGTGCTGCCTGGACGCTGTCAGCGGTGGCCGTGCTGGTCCTTACCTACTCAGACGTTGCCGGACAGGCCGTTGGCGGGGACGCGGAGTTCACCCGCGCCCTGGTGTACTTCATGACGGACATCGAGACCGGCCGGGCATGGTTGAGCGTGACCATCATCGCGGCCGTGGTGACCACGGCGCTCTTCGGTGTCAGATCCCTTGGCGGCCTTGCCCTCACGCTGATCCTGGCGCTCGCCGGGCTGGTTCCCGCCGCGCTGATCGGCCACTCCTCAAGCTCGTCGGACCATGAAGGCGCCATCAACTCCCTGGGCCTGCACCTTGTGGGCGTCAGCGCGTGGGTTGGCGGCATCGTCGTCCTGGCGCTGCTGTCGGGAATCCTGACTGGCTCGAAGCCCGCGGCCGCCGCTG from Pseudarthrobacter sp. SSS035 carries:
- a CDS encoding HU family DNA-binding protein, translated to MAKNRSELVSEVAGKAGTSQAAVNSVLDALFEVFETSVAAGEKITIPGWLAVERTDRAARTGRNPQTGETIQIAAGHSVKLTAGSKLKAAVAKKK